The following DNA comes from Cyanobacteria bacterium GSL.Bin1.
CCGTGATCCTCTGTACCGGGTCAACCAAACCCAGAGACTTAAACATCGAAGGGCGTTCCTTAAACGGGATTCACTTTGCCATGGAATTCCTCACGGCGAATACGCAAGCGATCCTCAATGGCACAGACACCAATATTTCTGCCAAGGATAAAGATGTGGTGATTATTGGTGGGGGCGACACCGGAACCGACTGTGTGGGAACCTCATTGCGTCACGAGTGTCGCAGTTTAGTCCAACTGGAAATTATGCCCAAACCGCCTCTAGAACGCGCTCCGAATAACCCTTGGCCCCAGTGGCCGAAAATTTATCGTATGGATTATGGTCAAGAGGAAGCCGCAGCTAAATTTGGCAGCGATCCTCGAACGTATTTGACCTCGGCAACGAAGTTTGAAGGGGACGAAAACGGACAGGTAAAAGCCGTTCATACGGTCCAAATTCAATGGGAAAAAGACGAGAAGGGTCGCATGATTCCCCAACCCGTGCCCGGAACGGAAAAAGTTATCTCCGCACAACTGGTGTTATTAGCAATGGGCTTCTTAAGTCCCGAGCAACCCTTGCTTGATGCCTTAGGACTCGAAAAAGATCCGCGCAGTAATATCAAAGCTGAGTATAACAAGTACACAACCAATATTCCCGGTGTTTTTGCCGCTGGCGATTGTCGTCGCGGACAAAGCCTGGTGGTTTGGGCGTTTAACGAAGGTCGCGGCGTTGCCCGTGAATGTGACCGCTATTTGATGGGACAAACGGATTTGCCTTAACGGGATCAGCCAGGATTTAGGGTGTCGGAGGAGTTAGACTCCTCCGTGAGCTGTTCAATTGGTTAATTTATTTAGTGCCAACAGACGGGGCAACGTTTCAATCAGGTGGCTGCTGAGTAAGGCAAAACTGCTAAAGCCCAAACCCATTGATAAGATTGTGAGTTCGGGGGTATAGACCCAGACTGCCTCGGGATAAAACAAACTGATGCCTAAGGCAATAAGCGCCGCCACACCGCCGATGCCTAAGGCAAATTGGACGCTGGTTGTGGAAAAAACAATGATGCGCGATCGCGCTAGTAAATAAGCGAGAAAGGGCATCCAAACCACTGATAAATAAGCGGCATAAAAGCAGACAATTAAGCCCACAATTTCGCCGCCTTTGA
Coding sequences within:
- the gltD gene encoding glutamate synthase small subunit; the encoded protein is MGKPTGFIEYLRENPSEVSPVERIRNWDEFHIAMPEDNLRTQSARCMDCGTPFCHTGIDIGGMASGCPINNLIPEWNDLIYRGHWKEALDRLHKTNNFPEFTGRVCPAPCEGACVLGIHNPPVTIKNIEYSIIEKGWEEGWVTAEPPQKRTGKTVAVVGSGPAGLCAAAQLNKAGHWVTVYERADRPGGLLMYGIPNMKLDKEEIVLRRIELLEKEGVKFVCNTEIGKDLPAEQLVQEFDSVILCTGSTKPRDLNIEGRSLNGIHFAMEFLTANTQAILNGTDTNISAKDKDVVIIGGGDTGTDCVGTSLRHECRSLVQLEIMPKPPLERAPNNPWPQWPKIYRMDYGQEEAAAKFGSDPRTYLTSATKFEGDENGQVKAVHTVQIQWEKDEKGRMIPQPVPGTEKVISAQLVLLAMGFLSPEQPLLDALGLEKDPRSNIKAEYNKYTTNIPGVFAAGDCRRGQSLVVWAFNEGRGVARECDRYLMGQTDLP